One part of the Lotus japonicus ecotype B-129 chromosome 2, LjGifu_v1.2 genome encodes these proteins:
- the LOC130735660 gene encoding uncharacterized protein LOC130735660: DLAAYIQSSQIEEAYVLNRFRERRRKIREDTAPRSRKYLGRDHTEANQRLIGDYFTNEPTYDDAMFRRRYRMQKHLFLRIVGDLSSSDNYFTQRVDAANKQGISPLAKCTTAMRMLAYGVAADAVDEYIKIGGTTALECLRRFCKGIIRLYEQQYLRAPTQEDLQRILHANDMRGFPGMIGSIDCMHWEWKNCPKAWEGQFTRGDKGTTTVILEAVATYDLWIWHAFFGCPGTLNDINVLDRSPVFDDVEQGKTPAVNFFVNGRPYNMAYYLADGIYPSYPTFVKTIRLPQSEPDKLFAKVQEGCRKDIERAFGVLQARFKIIREPARLWDIDDLSIIMRSCIILHNMIVEDERDSYAQRWTDFEQSGEGGSSTQQPYSTEVLPAFANHVRARSELRDSNVHHELQADLVKQIWAKFGMSQD; this comes from the coding sequence gatcttgcagcatacattcaaagtagtcaaattgaagaagcttatgtactCAACCGATTTAGAGAGCGTCGAAGAAAAATTCGAGAAGATACTGCACCTCGTAGTAGAAAATATCTCGGTAGAGATCATACAGAGGCAAACCAGAGGCTAATTGGCGACTACTTtaccaatgagcctacatatgacgatgcaatgtttcgtcgtcggtaccggatgcaaaaacatcttttccttcgaatcgttggtgacctttcaagtagtgataactacttcacccaacgcgttgatgcagccaataaacaaggtatatcacccttagcaaaatgtaccacagcaatgcgaatgttagcatatggtgtggcagcagatgcggtcgatgagtacatcaaaattggaggtactacagcattggagtgtttacgtagattctgtaaaggaatcatacgattgtatgagcaacagtacctgagagcaccaacccaagaagacctgcaaagaatactacatgctaatgacatgcgggggttcccaggcatgatcgggagtattgactgcatgcactgggagtggaaaaattgtcctaaagcatgggaaggtcaatttactagaggggataagggaaccacaacagttattcttgaagcagttgcaacttatgacctatggatctggcatgccttttttggatgtcctggaacgttgaacgacatcaatgttctagatcggtcaccagtgtttgatgacgtggaacagggaaagactccagctgtgaatttctttgtgaatggtcgtccctataatatggcatactatctagccgatggtatctatccttcttatccaactttcgtcaaaacgattagacttcctcaaagtgaacccgataagttatttgcaaaagttcaggagggatgtcggaaggacatcgaacgtgcatttggagttcttcaagctcgttttaaaatcatccgtgaaccagctcgcttgtgggacatagatgacttgagtatcattatgaggtcatgcatcatattacataatatgattgttgaggatgaacgagattcatatgctcaacgttggaccgattttgagcaatctggggaaggtggatctagtacacagcaaccatactcgaccgaggttttacccgcttttgcaaatcatgtgcgtgctagatccgagttgcgtgattcaaatgttcatcatgaactgcaagcagatctagtgaagcaaatctgggcaaagtttggaatgtctcaggattga